The genomic DNA TAAGATACGAAAGAGCCGAGGTCCATCGATTCGTTCCTCCACTAACGGAAGAGAGCGTGTTATGCCGACCCGTCCCACTGCATCGCTCCTGCTCGACAACCCAACCATCAGCAAAACGCTGGACGACCTGGCGAGCAGCCATACGATCGAGCGTATCTGGACACGAGACCATACTCTCTGGAAGCCCAGTCCGACTGAAATCGATAATCGGCTGGGCTGGCTGACGGTGCTCGACCATATGCAGGACGGGCTCGCCGAGTTACGGAGCTTCGAGCAGGCTGCCCGGGAAGCTCGCATCACCGACGTCGTGCTTCTCGGAATGGGTGGAAGCAGCTTGGGGCCCGAAGTCCTCCGCTGCACATTTGGTTCGGCCAAAGGGTCCCCCAAACTCTGGGTACTGGACTCCACAGTCCCAGGCTGGGTCCGTCAGGTGACGAAAGCGATTCAGCCGGCGCGAACCCTCTTTCTCCTGGCCAGCAAGTCCGGCGGAACGATTGAAGTGATGTCACTCTTCGCTCACTTCTGGGAACTTGTCCGGCGGACCAAAGGCAATCGCGGCGGAGCCCAGTTTGTCGCCATCACGGATCCCGGCACCGGACTTGAAGAGCTTGCGCGCGAGCGCGGGTTTTGGCGTACGTTCACCAATCAACCGGACATCGGCGGACGATACTCCGTCCTCTCCTACTTTGGCCTTGTGCCCGCCGCACTGCTGGGACTCGACGTGAGCAAACTCCTGAGCCGGGCGCTCGCCATGCGTGAGGCCTGCCGACACACCACTCACCCAAAAGACAACCCGGGAGCAGCCCTGGGAGGGATGATGGCCGCGATGGCCATGGCAGGGCGGGACAAGGTCACTCTGCTGACCTCTCCCGCACTCAATTCATTTGGACTCTGGGTGGAACAACTCCTCGCGGAAAGCACCGGGAAGGAAGGAACCGGGATCGTCCCCGTGGCAGGTGAGCCCCTGGCCTCCCCGACCGCCTACGGAGCCGATCGACTCTTCGTCACGCTTCGACTCAAAGGCGACCGCAATGCCGCGCTGGATCGATCCATCATCACGTTGCAACGGGCCGGGCATCCGGTATTTCGATTGAACCTGGCGGATCGCTACGACCTCGGCGGGGAATTCTTCCGTTGGGAGTTCGCCACCGCGGTCGCAGGACACGCGCTCGGCATCCATCCCTTCGATCAACCGAACGTGCAGGAGAGCAAAGACAACACAGGACGCGTACTAAAAGAAGTTGAAACACAGGGACGATTCCCCTCACTGCCGATGCTCACGCCCAAGCAGGCACTGACTCAATTACTCGAACAGGCGACGCCCAATCGCTACCTGGCCATTCTGGCGTACACCACTCCCAGCCCTCAGCTGGACGCCTCAATACGAGCCTTACGCAAAGCGGTGATGCTGCGCCACCACATCGCCACCACGGCAGGCTATGGCCCCCGGTACCTGCATTCCACAGGCCAACTCCACAAAGGCGGCCCGAACAGCGGCCTGTTCCTCGAACTCGTGGACAGCATGAAACCCGACCTTCCGGTCCCCGGAAAGTTCTATTCCTTCGGCACGCTGGCACAGGCGCAAGCCGTCGGCGACCTTCAATCGTTGCAGACCCATCAACGACCGGCCGTCCGAATCGCCCTCGGACCCAATCCCGTGCGCACCATCCGAAGCCTCATTGCCATGCTCACACCGGCCAGAGCCGGTCGTCGTAAACCCGCGGCAAAAAAACGTCCTCTGCCCAAACGCCGCACTCACCGTTGACATGTCCCAGGCTCCAGCAATCCACACCTTCACCGATGCCCAGGAACTGACCCGTGCCGCTGCAGGTCTCTTCCTGGAAGTGGGCAAGCAGGCGATCG from Nitrospira sp. ND1 includes the following:
- a CDS encoding glucose-6-phosphate isomerase, which encodes MPTRPTASLLLDNPTISKTLDDLASSHTIERIWTRDHTLWKPSPTEIDNRLGWLTVLDHMQDGLAELRSFEQAAREARITDVVLLGMGGSSLGPEVLRCTFGSAKGSPKLWVLDSTVPGWVRQVTKAIQPARTLFLLASKSGGTIEVMSLFAHFWELVRRTKGNRGGAQFVAITDPGTGLEELARERGFWRTFTNQPDIGGRYSVLSYFGLVPAALLGLDVSKLLSRALAMREACRHTTHPKDNPGAALGGMMAAMAMAGRDKVTLLTSPALNSFGLWVEQLLAESTGKEGTGIVPVAGEPLASPTAYGADRLFVTLRLKGDRNAALDRSIITLQRAGHPVFRLNLADRYDLGGEFFRWEFATAVAGHALGIHPFDQPNVQESKDNTGRVLKEVETQGRFPSLPMLTPKQALTQLLEQATPNRYLAILAYTTPSPQLDASIRALRKAVMLRHHIATTAGYGPRYLHSTGQLHKGGPNSGLFLELVDSMKPDLPVPGKFYSFGTLAQAQAVGDLQSLQTHQRPAVRIALGPNPVRTIRSLIAMLTPARAGRRKPAAKKRPLPKRRTHR